The DNA segment GTctcgaataacttcattcctaattttatctaacctagtatgcccacacatccatctcaacatcctcatttttgCTACCCTCATTTGCTGGACATGAGAGGTTTTGACTGGCCAAtactctgccccatacaacatagtcggtctaacaactaccttgtagaacttacccttaagtctcaacgacacattcttatcacacaagacaccgaaagcgagcctccacttcatccaccctgctccgatacggtgtgtgacatcgtCATCTATCTCCCCATCCTTCTGAATTATAGAACCCGGATACTTGAAACTCTCTCTCGTGGCACTGACTTGCCTATAGAGTTTCACATCCCCGTCCGCCTCCTGGGTAACACCTctaaacttgcactccaagtattctatcTTAGTCCTTCTCaacctgaaacccttagactcCATGGTATGTCTCCAGATCTCCAGCCTCACGTTAACGCCACCTCGTGTCTCATCAATCAGGACTATGTCATCCACAAATAGCAAGCACCAAGGCACCTCCCCCTGAATGTGACATGTCAAAGAATCCAACGCCAGGGAAAACAAAAAACGCTCTAAGTGCTGATACTTGATGCAACCCCATCTCAACCGCAAAGTAATCCAAGTCTCCACCTGCTGTCCTAACCCgtgtcttagctccatcatacatgtcctgaATTCCCTCCGAAGGCATCATGAtgtcacctagtctctaaactaggtaagcctaacattagcTGAAATAACCTTGACATTTACTAACTTTAAGTTAATTAACTCTGAAAATTTACAATTCCCCAAAactggtggtacaagtcataagcttttctaagagtagttatacaaaataaatacatcactgtccAGAAACAAAGGAATAAATGGATATAAGTACAAATAAAGGTGACTTAGAGGCTTGCGAACACAGCAGCAGGTTTACCTGGAGTCTCAACTACAATGACTCGCACagctactaccgatcaaatacctggatctatatacaaaaatatatagaagtgtagtatgagcacaccacggcaatgcccagtaagtatcaagactaacctcggtgcaGTAGCGATGAGGAacaatcaagacacctactggtcaattaaattgaacaggatatgataataaactatAAACATAAAGATAACAAAGTAATATCAACAGCAGGGAGGAAACAAACTATAATCAGCAGAAACAATAAAGGGAAAACACAGATGCAAACGAAAGATAACCAAATAACTAAATACTACCATAGCTGGGACACAGACAAGTAAAATGTACTCAAATAAGGAAAACAATATCAACTCAATTaatcatatcatttctgatgCACAATTTCAGCCATCTCAGAACTCGGTGTCTCATATCATCACCTCAACTtcctgtcatgaccctaaacccggacccggtcgtgatggcacctctcatgaagacaaggccagccaacacattCCCACTTCATttaaagcaattaaaataataagtatAAAGTCTTAACATGATAAAATTCCAAAATAAGTAGTGAACAGTACAATTTGCAGAattaaaaccaacacagcccgacatcgggatgtcaccaatcatgagcatctatcaatatactacaagtctAAGGAGTCTTCTCAAATTATTCCAGAACACTaataagggaaaagaaatgagataGGGGAGAAGCGCGGGGCTGAAAATGCTGatcagctacctcgtgaactccgtaatttgctggaagctctcaacctCGCCAGCaagacctgaagcgcctgaatctgcacacgaggtgcaaggagtaaagtgagtaatctaactcagtgagtaataacaataaatgaagactgcgaaataagaaatcacgtaaggcacatcacaggctataaggaagcagtaaaaaccagtaaaagtaatgaaacagtgaaaatatgCAAAGTCTCTTTAGTTCAATTTAAGCTTCTTAAAATCCCCTTTTAAACAGTTAAGAAAGTAAAAGACAGGTaactagaaaaggtaaacacataaagaaacacccatcgggcacaataccaacagaaacagcccctcgggaaacacatggaacaataaccagccctcgggctatatctcacatcacaatgtgtacccgcgctcactgggggtgtgcagactcctggagggacccctacggcccaagcacaatatcaagccatctcgtggcataatcacaaagtgtctcggccttatatcaacaagccacctcgggGAGTAAaaaactcaggccctcggcctcttaatcataatcagtgtttcctcacaacataggccctcgtccttactcagttagaatctcacaagccactcgggcaacagtaaaacatgatactcagcccaaaatatcattttaagtgttaaagcagagtaaacatggctgagttatgaatatattagaatatagcatgactgagtacaagtataaagtcaaaataataaggaaatatcagtaaaaatctcttaagggttcaaatagttggcacgaggctcaaatatggcattcagcccaaaacatgatgatagcaaacagttttcagtcaaatacgcggtaaaacagtcattcaggatggactaagtcacaatccccaacagtgcatgaccccacgctcgtcatctagcgtgtgagtcacctcaatatagcacaacgatgtgcaatccggggtttcataccctcaggatgacatttacaatcattactcacctcagtccggttcaaactctagcctgcgacacctttgcccctcgaatcggcttcaactcgcgtcaaatctatccaaaatcagaatcacgacatcaaaatacactaagggaacgaagcccatgcgaaaataatcaatttacaacataaatcctgaaattaccaacacccgacccctgggcctacttctcggaatttgataaaattcacatcaatagattccttatctccccacgagttcatacacatcaaaagcaccaaaatccgaccacaaatggcccctcaaatcctcaagtctaggtgtccaataccaagccctagttttccccaattttaatccttaaattccattaattatagctctaatccatgaaataat comes from the Nicotiana sylvestris chromosome 4, ASM39365v2, whole genome shotgun sequence genome and includes:
- the LOC138889328 gene encoding uncharacterized protein, translated to MELRHGLGQQVETWITLRLRWGCIKYQHLERFLFSLALDSLTCHIQGEVPWCLLFVDDIVLIDETRGGVNVRLEIWRHTMESKGFRLRRTKIEYLECKFRGVTQEADGDVKLYRQVSATRESFKYPGSIIQKDGEIDDDVTHRIGAGWMKWRLAFGVLCDKNVSLRLKGKFYKVVVRPTMLYGAEYWPVKTSHVQQMRVAKMRMLRWMCGHTRLDKIRNEVIRDKVGVAPVEAKMCEARLRWFGHVKRISADAPVRRCEGLALGGVRMGRGRPKKSWGEVIRRDMALSTPPFFLMGRNRVYDIGRTTLFRFEIWVLEFLRVATQ